One stretch of Methylocystis hirsuta DNA includes these proteins:
- a CDS encoding Mth938-like domain-containing protein, producing MQVDKAEFGSITIDGKTYDHDVIIQLSGKIEKRRKKLSKEKYGTSHIISKAEAKYVFEDGCDVLIVGAGHNGNVSLSQEASDYFDKKGCRVILQPTPEAIRFFNQSHEKKIGLMHVTC from the coding sequence ATGCAGGTCGACAAGGCCGAATTCGGTAGCATCACGATTGACGGCAAGACCTACGATCACGACGTGATCATTCAGCTTTCCGGTAAGATCGAGAAACGTCGAAAGAAGCTCTCGAAAGAGAAGTATGGAACCTCGCACATCATATCTAAAGCCGAAGCCAAATACGTTTTCGAAGATGGGTGCGACGTGTTGATCGTCGGAGCTGGGCACAACGGCAATGTGAGCTTATCGCAAGAGGCCAGCGACTACTTTGACAAGAAAGGGTGCAGAGTCATCCTGCAGCCGACACCCGAGGCCATTCGGTTCTTCAATCAATCGCATGAGAAGAAGATCGGTCTCATGCATGTAACCTGCTGA
- a CDS encoding M28 family peptidase yields MQPRHIMGDEEQALAQRLRTHVEQLAGEIGERNIFRPRALHAAASYIERQWEQQGYAVERPAYEVSGVRCLNLEITRGGGAREREILLIGAHYDTVVGSPGANDNASGVSALLELSRLFAGAEPALTVRFVAFVNEEAPFFTSRQQGSMVYAEAARRRGDDIRLMASLETIGWYSDKPGSQSYPPLFKPFYPDRANFVGIVSNFRSRAAMRRLAAAFRANSDFPLETAATFPFVPGVSWSDHRSFWRQGYRAVMVTDTAFYRYRHYHAPADTPDKLAYPQLTRVTRGLYAAFSELARAGVD; encoded by the coding sequence ATGCAGCCGAGGCATATCATGGGCGACGAAGAGCAAGCGTTAGCGCAGCGCCTTCGAACGCACGTCGAGCAGCTTGCAGGCGAGATCGGCGAGCGTAACATATTTCGTCCCCGAGCTCTGCACGCGGCCGCGTCGTATATCGAGCGCCAATGGGAGCAGCAAGGGTATGCCGTCGAACGGCCTGCCTATGAGGTCTCGGGGGTGCGCTGCCTGAACCTCGAAATTACGCGCGGCGGCGGCGCGCGTGAACGTGAAATCCTCCTGATTGGCGCGCACTACGATACGGTCGTCGGCAGTCCGGGCGCCAATGACAATGCGAGCGGCGTGTCGGCTCTTCTCGAACTATCTCGCCTTTTCGCCGGCGCCGAGCCGGCATTGACCGTGCGCTTTGTCGCCTTCGTAAACGAGGAGGCTCCATTCTTCACGAGTCGACAACAAGGGAGCATGGTATACGCCGAGGCGGCGCGCCGGCGGGGTGACGATATAAGGCTCATGGCGTCGCTCGAGACCATCGGGTGGTACAGCGATAAGCCGGGCAGTCAGAGCTATCCGCCCCTGTTCAAGCCGTTCTATCCGGATCGCGCCAACTTCGTCGGGATCGTTTCGAACTTTCGTTCGAGGGCGGCAATGCGCCGCCTTGCGGCGGCGTTTCGCGCCAATTCGGATTTCCCGCTTGAGACCGCAGCGACGTTCCCATTTGTGCCCGGAGTTTCCTGGAGCGATCATCGGTCGTTTTGGCGGCAAGGCTATCGCGCCGTGATGGTCACCGATACGGCGTTCTATCGGTATCGGCACTATCACGCGCCCGCCGACACGCCCGACAAGCTTGCCTATCCCCAACTAACGAGGGTCACGCGCGGTTTGTATGCCGCCTTCTCGGAGCTCGCCCGGGCGGGCGTCGACTGA
- a CDS encoding CBS domain-containing protein, giving the protein MKIKDVMHKGVTCVEPRTPVTEIAKRMRDDDIGAIPVRADGQLVGMITDRDITCRAVADGGNLGKLTASDVMTKDIASCSPDDDIVVAIKAMEGKKIRRLPVTDGHKELVGMLSLGDISHKVPKELSGEVLRAVSGHHR; this is encoded by the coding sequence ATGAAAATCAAAGACGTCATGCACAAGGGAGTAACATGCGTCGAGCCGCGCACTCCGGTGACGGAGATCGCGAAGCGAATGCGTGACGATGACATCGGCGCAATTCCGGTGCGGGCCGATGGTCAGCTGGTTGGCATGATCACCGATCGCGACATCACTTGCCGAGCAGTGGCGGATGGCGGAAACCTTGGCAAATTGACGGCGTCGGACGTCATGACAAAGGACATCGCCTCCTGCTCGCCTGACGACGATATCGTCGTCGCGATTAAAGCCATGGAAGGGAAGAAGATTCGTCGCCTACCGGTGACCGACGGCCACAAGGAGCTGGTGGGCATGTTGAGTCTTGGCGACATTTCGCACAAGGTTCCCAAGGAGTTGTCCGGCGAGGTGCTGCGTGCGGTTTCCGGACACCACCGCTAA
- a CDS encoding alpha/beta fold hydrolase: MQFAAMDVNRRAQGDALELCGFGPIESDYRVISTGPHWRLREYADAHASGRPSVLIVPAPIKRPYIWDLAPSVSAVRHCLGHRFRVYLLEWTPASDDVQSIGVGEYAKDAISECVARVTDETQGRAPFLVGHSLGGTLAAIFCAIEQSVRGLVLLGAPLCFAPASSPFRDELLSLFTQIPPETKIVPGSLLSQVSALASPDTFLWARLKATAFSLFDPPAFEINARIERWLLDEVPLPGRLVAEIVQFLYREDRFCRGALPIGGRTVGPSTVRTPILAIVNSADAIAPLGAVKPFLDAAPADETRIIEFPGERGIGIQHLAFLAGPWVYAHIWPEIFSWLEARD, encoded by the coding sequence ATGCAATTCGCCGCGATGGACGTAAACCGTCGAGCCCAAGGCGATGCGCTTGAATTGTGCGGATTCGGTCCCATTGAGAGCGACTATCGCGTGATTTCGACGGGACCGCATTGGCGTTTGCGCGAATACGCTGATGCTCACGCCAGTGGCCGGCCGAGCGTGCTCATCGTCCCAGCGCCAATCAAGCGGCCTTACATCTGGGACCTTGCTCCTTCAGTAAGCGCCGTGCGCCATTGTCTGGGTCATCGTTTCCGCGTTTACCTCCTCGAATGGACGCCGGCGTCAGACGATGTCCAATCGATTGGCGTGGGCGAATACGCTAAGGACGCTATCTCCGAATGTGTCGCCAGAGTCACGGACGAAACGCAGGGACGGGCGCCGTTCTTGGTTGGGCATTCGCTCGGCGGTACGCTGGCGGCTATTTTTTGCGCGATAGAGCAAAGCGTCCGTGGTCTTGTGTTGCTGGGAGCGCCGCTTTGTTTTGCGCCGGCGTCGAGCCCGTTTCGAGATGAGCTCCTATCATTGTTTACCCAAATCCCACCTGAAACAAAGATCGTCCCCGGCTCTCTATTATCACAGGTGAGCGCGCTGGCGTCTCCAGATACTTTCCTTTGGGCAAGGCTGAAAGCAACCGCATTCAGCCTCTTCGATCCTCCCGCGTTCGAGATCAACGCGCGCATCGAACGATGGCTTCTCGACGAGGTTCCGCTTCCCGGACGGCTCGTCGCCGAGATCGTCCAATTCCTGTATCGCGAAGATCGTTTTTGTCGAGGCGCCCTGCCGATAGGGGGCCGAACTGTTGGGCCATCGACCGTTCGAACCCCCATACTTGCAATCGTCAACTCGGCTGACGCAATAGCGCCACTTGGCGCTGTGAAACCATTCCTCGATGCGGCGCCCGCCGACGAGACACGCATCATCGAATTTCCCGGCGAGAGAGGCATAGGCATACAGCATCTCGCCTTTCTCGCTGGGCCTTGGGTTTACGCTCACATTTGGCCTGAGATCTTCTCGTGGCTTGAGGCGCGGGATTAG
- a CDS encoding GYD domain-containing protein → MLTFIMLTRLSPDATRSPQALEQLERKAMERIRKDCPDVEWVSSYAILGPCDYLDVFRAKDVETASKVSTLIRTLGHAQTEIWTATEWDRFKEIVRTL, encoded by the coding sequence ATGCTGACTTTCATCATGTTAACGCGCCTCAGCCCCGATGCAACGCGGTCACCTCAGGCGCTCGAACAATTGGAACGCAAGGCCATGGAGCGAATACGCAAGGATTGCCCCGACGTCGAGTGGGTAAGCAGCTACGCCATTCTGGGACCCTGTGATTATCTGGACGTTTTTCGCGCGAAGGACGTCGAAACAGCGAGCAAAGTCTCCACGCTGATCCGCACCTTGGGTCACGCCCAGACCGAGATTTGGACGGCCACCGAGTGGGACCGTTTCAAAGAAATCGTGCGGACGCTCTAA